CACGCAAAAGCTCAGCGCCGCACAGCCCAGCGCAATCAGCAGGCTGCGTGCGGTTTTACGCGGCGCTTTGGTGGAGTAGTCCCAGGCCATGACGGGCTTATTGCACAGATGCAGACCAGGCGTGGCTCACCGCGCCATAGTCGTTGATGATTTTCCAGGAGACGGTGTTGCCGGAGATGCCGCCCGGCACGGCAAAGTGCGCGTCGGTGTCGGGGGCAACCCAGGTGACGTTGTTGACCTTTTTACCGCCCAGGGTGATGGACTGGAAGTTCATGTAAAACGGCGTCGGGTTGCTCACCACCAGGGTATTGCCCTGTTTATGCCAGCGAAGTTTATCGGCCACCTCGTCCGGCTTGCCGCTCATCCCTGTTGGGCGGTAGATCAGTTTGATCCGCGTTTTAATGGCGATCTGCAGGGTGTTGCTGCTCTCGTCGCGATTGGTGGACGGAATGGATTTGATATTCAGCCAGTAGAGCGATTCACGATCGGTCGGCAGATTGCCCCCGGTACGCACCACGCGCAGGACGTTATCCTGTTTGCCATCGAGGCGGAACAGCGGCGGAGTGATGAGAAACGGCGCTTTATCCCGCGCCATATCGGCGCTCTCCACCCAGGACTGCACCAGGTAGTCGAGGTTATCCGGGTTGGAAATCCCTAACGACGCTTCTTTTTTATCTCCCTGATAAATTAAACGGGTTCCTTCGATAATCACCCCGGCGTGAGCGGCGGTGGTCATTAATAGCAGGGAGGCGATGAAAACAGATTTACGCATGGCGGGACTCTGAATAAAGCTGACGGTGCCTGGCCGCAGTGGGCCAGGCGTCGCAGGATTAGTTGTACATGACGGTAAAGGTGGAGACCGCATTAGCCGGGCCGGCGGTGATGGTGCTGCCGGTCTGGATATAACGGGCGCCAAAGATCAGGTCGTTGGTGGTGGTACCGGACTGCAGCGTATAGCTGGTCGAGGCGGTATACAGGCTCAACGGGCTTTCGGTTTTATCCAGCAGCTGAATGCCGACGCCGGTCGCCGCACCGGTACCCGGCGTCACGGCCAGCACGTTGGTGTTTGCGCTGTCAGCAGAGCCGCCAAAGGTGATGGCCGCGCTGGTGATGGTTTCCGGGCAGTCTTTCAGCTGGATATCAAAACGGGTGGTCGAGGTGGTGGAGCCTGACCCGGTAAAGGCCGTTTGCGACACTTTGCCCAGCGAGACGTCCAGCGGGGTGCTGGTGCCATCGACCACCTGGCAGGCGGAGTCGATGATTTCGC
This Leclercia sp. S52 DNA region includes the following protein-coding sequences:
- a CDS encoding molecular chaperone codes for the protein MRKSVFIASLLLMTTAAHAGVIIEGTRLIYQGDKKEASLGISNPDNLDYLVQSWVESADMARDKAPFLITPPLFRLDGKQDNVLRVVRTGGNLPTDRESLYWLNIKSIPSTNRDESSNTLQIAIKTRIKLIYRPTGMSGKPDEVADKLRWHKQGNTLVVSNPTPFYMNFQSITLGGKKVNNVTWVAPDTDAHFAVPGGISGNTVSWKIINDYGAVSHAWSASVQ
- a CDS encoding fimbrial protein; its protein translation is MRKIVSGTFIATALCCSVSAWAANSGEGQVNFTGEIIDSACQVVDGTSTPLDVSLGKVSQTAFTGSGSTTSTTRFDIQLKDCPETITSAAITFGGSADSANTNVLAVTPGTGAATGVGIQLLDKTESPLSLYTASTSYTLQSGTTTNDLIFGARYIQTGSTITAGPANAVSTFTVMYN